One stretch of Actinacidiphila sp. DG2A-62 DNA includes these proteins:
- a CDS encoding CbtA family protein, which produces MEKRLILRGVLAGAFAGLLAFVFARIFAEPQISQAIDYENGRDAAQAALDKAAGLPAEAADPDLFSRTVQADVGMGLGLVLFGAAMGAILAVVYTVCLGRVGGLRARNLALLVAGGGFLGLYLVPFLKYPANPPAIGHEDTIRARTGLYLIMVVCSLLFLGLAVWLGRRLRPRLGNWNATLLAAAGFAVAVGVVMALLPPLGHLAANERDYGRHATETPLPLRDPSGRIVYPGFPADVLFSFRLYSVAAQAVLWGAIGLVFGPLAERVLRPAGGRAPAPAPDPVGV; this is translated from the coding sequence ATGGAAAAGCGACTCATTCTGCGCGGCGTACTCGCCGGCGCATTCGCGGGGCTGCTCGCATTCGTCTTCGCGCGGATCTTCGCCGAACCCCAGATTTCGCAGGCGATCGATTACGAGAACGGCAGGGACGCGGCACAGGCGGCGCTCGACAAGGCAGCGGGACTTCCCGCCGAGGCGGCCGACCCCGACCTGTTCAGCCGCACCGTGCAGGCCGATGTGGGCATGGGCCTGGGCCTGGTGCTCTTCGGGGCGGCGATGGGGGCGATCCTGGCCGTGGTCTACACGGTGTGCCTCGGCCGGGTCGGCGGGCTGCGTGCCCGGAATCTGGCGCTGCTGGTGGCCGGCGGCGGATTCCTCGGCCTGTACCTGGTGCCGTTCCTGAAGTACCCGGCGAACCCCCCGGCGATCGGCCACGAGGACACCATCAGGGCCCGCACCGGGCTGTACCTGATCATGGTGGTGTGCTCGCTGCTGTTCCTCGGGCTCGCCGTGTGGCTCGGCCGGCGGCTCCGGCCGCGCCTCGGCAACTGGAACGCGACGCTGCTCGCCGCGGCGGGCTTCGCCGTCGCCGTCGGCGTCGTGATGGCGCTGCTGCCGCCGCTCGGCCACCTGGCGGCGAACGAGCGGGACTACGGCCGCCACGCGACGGAGACCCCGCTGCCGCTGAGGGACCCGAGCGGTCGCATCGTCTACCCGGGCTTCCCCGCGGACGTGCTGTTCTCCTTCCGGCTGTACTCGGTGGCCGCCCAGGCGGTGCTGTGGGGGGCGATCGGTCTGGTCTTCGGCCCGCTCGCCGAGCGGGTGCTGCGCCCGGCGGGCGGTCGCGCCCCCGCGCCGGCCCCCGATCCAGTCGGGGTGTGA
- a CDS encoding (2Fe-2S)-binding protein, which translates to MSAAAALLAGLGPFFAVEIHEEGAGTGAGPDPGASAGANAGLGPDPGADADPGAGTDADPGAQAERRVAPGPGAAAWRSMGELADGSPVLGDRIAAVRGTLAAGGGQPPEEVEVRVAASVTHLGLAARVLSPYLALAVLDGWAPDPAAPPALAAHRWQPVLGGPYPLSLPRPSSPRLPDDRQPPRGAPAPGPEARPAPPSVPETARDAAGPPGRPSWAAPAGASARDAAGLAAAFAASVLDGPVRELSAPFAAFGLSGHILRGNIASALHGAAGMIAAARPDAAARAGALTALLLDRPPLTGASGRTAAGAFRRRSCCLIYRAAPGRAGALCGDCVLRGGRGDGRDGRGARAAADDEGRRSGPVGPAGRTRRSAHPGPSGRTGR; encoded by the coding sequence GTGAGCGCGGCGGCGGCCCTGCTCGCCGGGCTGGGTCCCTTCTTCGCGGTCGAGATCCACGAGGAGGGGGCCGGTACCGGCGCGGGTCCCGATCCCGGTGCCAGTGCCGGTGCCAATGCCGGTTTGGGTCCCGACCCTGGCGCCGACGCCGATCCCGGTGCCGGTACCGACGCCGATCCCGGTGCCCAAGCCGAGCGCCGTGTCGCTCCCGGGCCCGGCGCGGCGGCCTGGCGGTCGATGGGCGAGCTGGCCGACGGCTCCCCGGTGCTCGGCGACCGGATCGCCGCGGTGCGCGGCACGCTCGCCGCGGGCGGCGGGCAGCCGCCGGAGGAAGTGGAGGTCCGGGTCGCGGCCTCCGTCACCCATCTCGGGCTCGCCGCCCGCGTGCTCTCGCCGTATCTGGCGCTCGCGGTGCTCGACGGCTGGGCGCCGGACCCGGCCGCGCCGCCCGCCCTGGCGGCGCACCGCTGGCAGCCCGTCCTCGGCGGGCCGTACCCCCTGTCCCTGCCCCGGCCGTCCTCGCCTCGGCTGCCGGACGACCGGCAGCCGCCGCGCGGCGCCCCCGCGCCCGGGCCCGAGGCCCGGCCCGCGCCGCCGTCCGTTCCGGAGACCGCGCGGGACGCCGCGGGTCCGCCGGGACGTCCTTCCTGGGCAGCACCCGCGGGCGCGTCCGCGCGGGACGCCGCAGGACTGGCGGCGGCCTTCGCCGCGAGCGTGCTCGACGGACCCGTGCGGGAGCTGTCCGCGCCGTTCGCGGCGTTCGGCCTGTCCGGGCACATCCTGCGGGGGAACATCGCCTCCGCGCTGCACGGCGCGGCCGGCATGATCGCGGCCGCGCGTCCGGACGCCGCGGCCCGGGCCGGCGCGCTCACCGCGCTGCTGCTGGACCGGCCGCCGCTGACCGGCGCGTCCGGCCGCACGGCCGCCGGCGCCTTCCGCCGCCGCAGCTGCTGCCTGATCTACCGGGCCGCGCCGGGCCGGGCCGGCGCCCTGTGCGGGGACTGCGTCCTGCGCGGCGGCCGAGGCGACGGGCGCGACGGCCGAGGCGCTCGCGCCGCCGCCGACGACGAGGGCCGCCGCTCCGGCCCCGTCGGCCCCGCGGGTCGCACCCGCCGCTCCGCTCACCCCGGCCCCTCGGGTCGCACCGGCCGCTGA
- a CDS encoding HoxN/HupN/NixA family nickel/cobalt transporter translates to MSRAEWTRMGGMAAFIVALHVIGWFTLVAIVAPNHYSLGTKSFGIGIGVTAYTLGMRHAFDADHIAAIDNTTRKLMHEGKRPLSVGFWFSLGHSSIVFALAFLLSLGVRSLANPVEDDDSQLHDVTGWIGTTVSGTFLYAIAIINLVILAGIWKVFRRMREGHFDEAALEEQLNNRGFMNRLLGRVMKSITKPWQMYPLGLLFGLGFDTATEIALLVLAGSGAASGLPWYAILCLPVLFAAGMCLLDTIDGSFMNFAYEWAFSKPVRKVYYNLTITGLSVAVALIIGTVELLGLIGEKAKLHGAFWDWVGGLDLNIVGYVIVGLFFVTWAVAFAIWKLGNIEEKWSAGLRTADQGSD, encoded by the coding sequence ATGAGCAGGGCCGAGTGGACGCGGATGGGCGGCATGGCCGCCTTCATCGTGGCCCTGCACGTCATCGGGTGGTTCACGCTCGTCGCGATCGTCGCGCCGAACCACTACAGCCTCGGCACCAAGTCCTTCGGGATCGGCATCGGCGTCACCGCGTACACCCTGGGCATGCGGCACGCCTTCGACGCCGACCACATCGCCGCGATCGACAACACCACCCGCAAGCTCATGCACGAGGGCAAACGCCCCCTGTCGGTGGGCTTCTGGTTCTCCCTCGGCCACTCCTCCATCGTCTTCGCCCTGGCCTTCCTGCTCTCGCTGGGCGTCAGGTCCCTCGCCAACCCCGTCGAGGACGACGACTCCCAGCTCCACGACGTCACCGGCTGGATCGGCACCACCGTCTCCGGCACCTTCCTCTACGCCATCGCGATCATCAACCTGGTGATCCTCGCGGGCATCTGGAAGGTCTTCCGGCGGATGCGCGAGGGCCACTTCGACGAGGCGGCGCTGGAGGAGCAGCTGAACAACCGCGGCTTCATGAACCGCCTGCTCGGCCGGGTGATGAAGTCGATCACCAAGCCGTGGCAGATGTACCCGCTCGGCCTGCTCTTCGGCCTCGGCTTCGACACCGCGACCGAGATCGCGCTGCTGGTCCTCGCGGGTTCCGGCGCCGCCTCCGGGCTGCCCTGGTACGCGATCCTGTGCCTGCCCGTGCTGTTCGCGGCCGGCATGTGCCTGCTCGACACCATCGACGGCTCGTTCATGAACTTCGCCTACGAGTGGGCGTTCTCCAAGCCGGTCCGCAAGGTCTACTACAACCTCACCATCACCGGTCTGTCGGTGGCCGTCGCCCTCATCATCGGCACCGTCGAACTCCTCGGCCTCATCGGCGAGAAGGCCAAGCTGCACGGCGCCTTCTGGGACTGGGTCGGCGGCCTCGACCTCAACATCGTCGGCTACGTCATCGTGGGCCTGTTCTTCGTCACCTGGGCCGTCGCCTTCGCGATCTGGAAGCTCGGCAACATCGAGGAGAAGTGGTCGGCGGGCCTGCGCACCGCCGACCAGGGCTCGGACTGA
- a CDS encoding putative protein N(5)-glutamine methyltransferase, translating into MSHSTPASTPSSPTPAPEPSRSSSPSSSSPETRGRSTTVAAVAAQLRAAGCVFAEEEAGMLLDAASGPADLAARVARRASGVPLEHVVGWAEFAGHRIAVDPGVFVPRRRTELLVRQALRRARPGAVVLDLCCGSGAIGTVLAAESAGAELHAADLDPAAVRCARRNIAPYGGTAYEGDLFDPLPDHLRGRVDLLAANMPYVPTADVPLLPAEARDHEALLALDGGPDGLDVLRRVLAQAPRWLAPGGALLFEISDRQTAPAVAAVRAAGLEPRVATDEEAYATVVTGVRPRGR; encoded by the coding sequence ATGTCGCACTCCACGCCTGCGTCCACGCCGTCGTCCCCGACGCCCGCCCCCGAGCCCTCCCGGTCCTCCTCGCCCTCCTCGTCCTCGCCCGAGACGCGGGGGCGGTCCACGACCGTCGCCGCCGTCGCCGCCCAACTGCGGGCCGCGGGCTGCGTGTTCGCGGAGGAGGAGGCCGGGATGCTGCTCGACGCCGCGTCCGGACCCGCCGACCTCGCCGCCAGGGTCGCCCGCCGCGCCTCCGGCGTCCCGCTCGAACACGTCGTCGGCTGGGCGGAGTTCGCCGGCCACCGGATCGCGGTGGACCCCGGGGTGTTCGTCCCCCGCCGCCGCACCGAACTGCTCGTCCGACAGGCCCTGCGGCGGGCGCGGCCCGGCGCGGTGGTGCTCGACCTGTGCTGCGGATCGGGCGCGATCGGCACGGTGCTCGCCGCCGAGTCGGCCGGTGCCGAACTGCACGCGGCCGACCTCGACCCCGCGGCCGTGCGCTGCGCCCGCCGCAACATCGCGCCCTACGGGGGCACGGCCTACGAAGGCGACCTGTTCGATCCGCTGCCGGACCATCTGCGCGGCCGGGTCGACCTGCTCGCCGCCAACATGCCGTACGTGCCGACCGCCGACGTCCCGCTGCTGCCCGCGGAGGCCCGCGACCACGAGGCGCTGCTCGCGCTCGACGGCGGCCCCGACGGGCTGGACGTGCTGCGCAGGGTCCTCGCGCAGGCGCCGCGATGGCTGGCGCCGGGCGGGGCGCTGCTGTTCGAGATCAGTGACCGGCAGACGGCGCCGGCGGTCGCGGCCGTCCGCGCCGCCGGACTGGAGCCGCGGGTGGCCACGGACGAGGAGGCGTACGCCACGGTCGTCACCGGGGTCCGCCCGCGCGGGCGCTGA
- a CDS encoding glycoside hydrolase family 2 protein, whose translation MKHVTPVHDGWRLLLPDGGSVPATVPGCVHTDLLAAGLLPDPFLDRNETDVAWVGRTDWTYQTALTADPGGHERTDLVFEGLDTVAEIRLGDTVLGAVRNMHRGYRFDVTGRLGEREVPLTVAFTSAYTEAEAVRDALGPRPNAYPEPFNFVRKMACSFGWDWGPTLVTAGVWRPARLEHWSTARLAAVRPEVTVDADGTGRVEVRLDVERTAAGAGRPLTVRLEVGGTAAEAAVPAGAAGASVRLDLPGVELWWPRGHGGQRLYDCAVVLLDGATALDRWERRIGFRTVALDTAEDADGSAFALVVNGERLFTRGVNWIPDDVLLPRVTPDRYRRRLEQAAAVGVDLVRVWGGGIYESEDFYDACDELGLLVWQDFLFACAAYPEGEPLRSEVEAEARENVARLMPHPSLVLWNGNNENLWGFKDWGWEGELAGTPWGEGYYLDLLPRVVAETDPTRPYWAGSPWSGSWEHHPNDPRHGTTHSWEVWNRLDYTVYREDVPRFVAEFGWQAPPAYATLRRALSDEPLAADSPGMLHHQKAGDGNGKLARGLAAHFGEPDGFDAWHYLTQVNQARAVATGVEHWRSHWPRCAGTIVWQLNDCWPVTSWAAIDGDGREKPLYHELRRLYADRLPTLQERDGRLVAALVNQAAGEWTGTAVLRRVAADGAVLAEAREPFTAPARGVTEVVVPQRLLPAGSGEELLVLDAGELRAVHVPVPDEDFGYPEPRWDIGTAPAGDATAVTVTARTLLRDLLLQADRLHPDARADRGLTTLLPGESVTITVSGWDRPRSEAEAAAAVEAALFTVNAAVR comes from the coding sequence ATGAAGCACGTCACGCCGGTCCACGACGGCTGGAGGCTCCTGCTTCCCGACGGCGGCAGCGTGCCGGCGACCGTCCCCGGCTGTGTGCACACCGACCTGCTGGCCGCCGGGCTCCTCCCGGACCCCTTCCTGGACCGCAACGAGACGGACGTCGCCTGGGTGGGCCGCACCGACTGGACGTACCAGACGGCCCTCACCGCGGACCCGGGCGGCCACGAGCGCACCGACCTGGTCTTCGAGGGCCTCGACACGGTCGCGGAGATCCGGCTCGGCGACACGGTCCTGGGCGCCGTCCGCAACATGCACCGCGGCTACCGCTTCGACGTCACCGGGCGGCTGGGCGAGCGCGAGGTGCCGCTCACGGTCGCCTTCACCTCGGCCTACACCGAGGCGGAAGCCGTGCGCGACGCGCTCGGCCCGCGCCCCAACGCCTACCCGGAGCCGTTCAACTTCGTGCGCAAGATGGCCTGTTCGTTCGGCTGGGACTGGGGTCCGACGCTGGTGACGGCCGGCGTCTGGCGCCCGGCGCGGCTGGAGCACTGGTCGACCGCGCGGCTCGCCGCGGTGCGCCCCGAGGTGACCGTCGACGCGGACGGCACCGGCCGCGTCGAGGTCCGGCTGGACGTCGAGCGCACCGCCGCCGGCGCCGGCCGGCCGCTGACCGTGCGCCTGGAGGTCGGCGGGACCGCCGCCGAGGCCGCCGTCCCCGCCGGCGCCGCCGGCGCGAGCGTGCGGCTGGACCTGCCGGGCGTCGAGCTGTGGTGGCCGCGCGGCCACGGCGGCCAGAGGCTGTACGACTGCGCGGTGGTCCTGCTCGACGGCGCGACCGCGCTCGACCGCTGGGAGCGCAGGATCGGCTTCCGCACGGTGGCGCTGGACACCGCCGAGGACGCCGACGGCAGCGCCTTCGCCCTGGTCGTCAACGGCGAGCGGCTGTTCACCCGGGGCGTGAACTGGATCCCCGACGACGTGCTGCTGCCGCGGGTCACCCCGGACCGGTACCGGCGACGCCTGGAGCAGGCCGCGGCGGTGGGGGTGGACCTGGTGCGGGTGTGGGGCGGCGGGATCTACGAGAGCGAGGACTTCTACGACGCCTGCGACGAACTGGGCCTGCTGGTGTGGCAGGACTTCCTCTTCGCGTGCGCCGCCTACCCCGAGGGCGAGCCGCTGCGCTCGGAGGTCGAGGCGGAGGCGCGGGAGAACGTGGCGCGCCTGATGCCGCACCCCTCGCTGGTGCTGTGGAACGGCAACAACGAGAACCTCTGGGGCTTCAAGGACTGGGGCTGGGAGGGGGAGTTGGCCGGCACGCCGTGGGGCGAGGGCTACTACCTGGACCTGCTGCCGCGTGTCGTCGCCGAGACCGACCCGACGCGGCCGTACTGGGCGGGCAGCCCCTGGTCCGGCTCCTGGGAGCACCACCCCAACGACCCGCGGCACGGCACCACCCACTCCTGGGAGGTGTGGAACCGCCTGGACTACACCGTCTACCGCGAGGACGTGCCGCGGTTCGTCGCCGAGTTCGGCTGGCAGGCGCCGCCCGCGTACGCCACCTTGCGCCGCGCCCTGTCCGACGAGCCCCTCGCCGCCGACTCGCCCGGCATGCTGCACCACCAGAAGGCCGGCGACGGCAACGGCAAGCTCGCCCGGGGACTGGCCGCGCACTTCGGCGAGCCCGACGGCTTCGACGCCTGGCACTACCTCACCCAGGTCAACCAGGCACGCGCGGTGGCCACCGGCGTCGAGCACTGGCGGTCGCACTGGCCGCGCTGCGCCGGAACGATCGTCTGGCAGCTCAACGACTGCTGGCCGGTGACCAGTTGGGCCGCCATCGACGGCGACGGCCGGGAGAAGCCGCTCTACCACGAGCTGCGACGGCTCTACGCCGACCGGCTGCCCACCCTGCAGGAACGCGACGGCCGCCTGGTCGCGGCGCTGGTCAACCAGGCGGCGGGGGAGTGGACCGGCACGGCGGTGCTGCGGCGCGTCGCCGCCGACGGCGCCGTCCTCGCCGAGGCGCGCGAGCCCTTCACCGCCCCCGCCCGCGGCGTCACCGAGGTGGTCGTCCCGCAGCGGCTGCTCCCCGCCGGCAGCGGCGAGGAGCTCCTGGTCCTGGACGCGGGGGAGCTGCGCGCCGTGCACGTCCCGGTCCCCGACGAGGACTTCGGCTACCCCGAGCCGCGCTGGGACATCGGCACCGCCCCCGCCGGGGACGCCACCGCGGTCACCGTCACCGCCCGCACCCTGCTGCGCGACCTGCTGCTCCAGGCCGACCGGCTGCACCCCGACGCCCGCGCCGACCGGGGTCTCACCACCCTGCTGCCCGGCGAGAGCGTGACCATCACGGTCAGCGGCTGGGACCGCCCGCGATCGGAGGCCGAGGCCGCCGCCGCGGTCGAAGCCGCGCTGTTCACCGTCAACGCGGCCGTGCGGTAG
- a CDS encoding DUF58 domain-containing protein: MERALGGASAGPSEPPPPPPDRWRTGDRALRYGTVAAAALAAALVTGRPWLLAAAAAPLVLLALAMPRHGRPTRITATAHAGPRRCFEGEEVTARIDVRHDGEAGRLDPGVALGPGVRLDALTVGRRHLHLRFTAERWGRWTLGTVDVDVYDSGGLARRTVRVDLGEIAVFPVPSHAGLTPVPVRLPQRLGEHTALQRGEGVEVTGVHPYVRGERQRRINWAATTRRGSLQLHQFAAERTADTVVLLDVLGDVVDPRTGASSLDDTFRAAAGLVRAYLRTHDRVGVVSVGGATRWLQPGSGDAHFYRIVESVLEVRKDLAYRSAGLGLLPPPALPAGALVYVFTTLTDQRILDVLHQVRGRANPMVVVEIATGDPAVEPGDTEAELALRLWRADRQAMRFALAERGIAVVGHRPGETLDLSLAPLLRTRIRGGSR, from the coding sequence GTGGAACGCGCCCTCGGCGGCGCCAGCGCCGGCCCCTCGGAGCCGCCGCCCCCGCCGCCCGACCGCTGGCGCACCGGCGACCGCGCCCTGCGCTACGGCACGGTGGCCGCGGCCGCGCTCGCCGCCGCCTTGGTCACCGGCCGCCCCTGGCTGCTCGCCGCCGCCGCGGCGCCGCTCGTGCTGCTCGCCCTCGCCATGCCGCGGCACGGCCGGCCCACCCGGATCACGGCGACCGCGCACGCCGGGCCGCGCCGCTGCTTCGAGGGCGAGGAGGTGACGGCCCGGATCGACGTCCGGCACGACGGCGAGGCAGGCCGGCTCGACCCCGGAGTCGCCCTCGGGCCCGGCGTCCGGCTCGACGCCCTCACCGTCGGCCGCCGCCACCTCCACCTGCGGTTCACCGCCGAACGCTGGGGGCGCTGGACGCTGGGCACCGTCGACGTCGACGTGTACGACAGCGGCGGCCTGGCCCGCCGCACGGTGCGGGTCGACCTCGGCGAGATCGCCGTCTTCCCGGTGCCCTCGCACGCCGGGCTCACCCCGGTGCCGGTACGCCTCCCGCAGCGCCTGGGCGAGCACACCGCCCTCCAGCGCGGCGAGGGCGTCGAGGTCACCGGCGTCCACCCGTACGTGCGCGGCGAGCGGCAGCGGCGCATCAACTGGGCGGCCACCACCCGGCGCGGTTCGCTCCAACTGCACCAGTTCGCCGCCGAGCGCACCGCGGACACGGTGGTGCTGCTCGACGTGCTCGGCGACGTCGTGGACCCGCGCACCGGCGCCTCCTCGCTGGACGACACCTTCCGCGCCGCCGCCGGACTGGTCCGCGCCTACCTGCGCACCCACGACCGCGTCGGCGTCGTCTCGGTCGGCGGCGCCACCCGCTGGCTGCAGCCGGGCAGCGGCGACGCCCACTTCTACCGGATCGTCGAGAGCGTCCTGGAGGTCCGCAAGGACCTCGCGTACCGCTCGGCCGGACTCGGCCTGCTGCCGCCGCCCGCACTGCCCGCCGGCGCGCTCGTGTACGTCTTCACCACGCTCACCGACCAGCGCATCCTCGACGTGCTCCACCAGGTGCGCGGCCGGGCCAACCCGATGGTCGTGGTGGAGATCGCCACCGGCGACCCGGCCGTCGAACCAGGCGACACCGAGGCCGAGCTGGCGCTGCGGCTGTGGCGGGCCGACCGGCAGGCGATGCGCTTCGCGCTCGCCGAGCGCGGCATCGCCGTGGTGGGCCACCGGCCGGGCGAGACCCTCGACCTCTCGCTCGCGCCGCTGCTGCGGACCCGGATCCGCGGAGGAAGCCGATGA
- a CDS encoding AAA family ATPase, with protein MTSTQPSTASDAAAGGALTPAQAGERAAQVLAEIRTAVVGTPEPLALVMLGILAGGHVLIEDLPGLGKTLLARSFATTLGLDFRRIQFTPDLLPSDVTGAPFYDQRGGDMVFRPGPVFTHLLLADEINRTPPKTQAALLEAMAESQVSIDGSTRALPDPFVVVATANPIEYEGTYTLPEAQLDRFLLRVRMGYLTPGQETEMLRARVARAAPEAVLRTLSGPAEVLAMRAAVERVEVEDDLLEYAVALVGATRDHPHVLVGASPRGGLALVQLARARAVLELRDYVVPEDVKSVAVPALAHRVTLKPELWVRQISADDVLREIVRSVPAPQTVPRAVAAS; from the coding sequence GTGACCAGCACCCAGCCCAGCACCGCGTCCGACGCCGCCGCGGGCGGCGCGCTCACCCCCGCCCAGGCCGGCGAACGCGCCGCGCAGGTGCTCGCCGAGATCCGCACCGCGGTCGTCGGCACACCGGAGCCGCTGGCACTGGTCATGCTGGGCATCCTGGCCGGCGGCCACGTGCTCATCGAGGACCTGCCGGGCCTGGGCAAGACGCTGCTGGCCCGCTCCTTCGCGACCACCCTGGGCCTGGACTTCCGGCGCATCCAGTTCACCCCCGACCTGCTGCCCTCCGACGTCACCGGCGCGCCCTTCTACGACCAGCGCGGCGGCGACATGGTCTTCCGGCCGGGACCGGTCTTCACCCACCTGCTGCTCGCCGACGAGATCAACCGCACCCCGCCCAAGACGCAGGCCGCGCTGCTGGAGGCCATGGCCGAGTCGCAGGTCTCCATCGACGGCAGCACCCGCGCGCTGCCCGACCCGTTCGTGGTCGTCGCCACCGCCAACCCGATCGAGTACGAGGGCACCTACACGCTGCCAGAGGCCCAGCTCGACCGGTTCCTGCTGCGGGTCCGGATGGGCTACCTGACCCCCGGTCAGGAGACCGAGATGCTGCGGGCCCGCGTCGCCCGCGCCGCGCCCGAGGCGGTGCTGCGCACCCTCAGCGGTCCCGCCGAGGTCCTCGCCATGCGGGCCGCCGTCGAACGCGTCGAGGTCGAGGACGACCTGCTGGAGTACGCCGTCGCCCTGGTCGGCGCCACCCGCGACCACCCGCACGTCCTGGTCGGCGCCTCGCCGCGCGGCGGGCTCGCGCTGGTCCAGCTCGCCCGCGCCCGCGCCGTGCTGGAGCTGCGGGACTACGTCGTCCCGGAAGACGTCAAGTCGGTCGCGGTGCCGGCGCTGGCCCACCGCGTGACGCTCAAACCCGAACTGTGGGTGCGGCAGATCAGCGCCGACGACGTGCTCCGGGAGATCGTCCGGTCGGTGCCCGCGCCGCAGACCGTGCCGCGCGCCGTCGCCGCCTCGTGA
- a CDS encoding DUF4129 domain-containing protein, translated as MTIALAVVVVAGIALAALLMRPGAHLVARGRGPLGGNSGVVVALAALAVVAGLLTHGRFQRSLPHTRELTPVEQRLADATGYTVMLAPFAVPLLVLLLHRFSAGAGGDGNATEPHPVITRSPRLLPSSAARPPADHGGGHDLPVLPVLIGIGAALLAAAVGYAALLLWRHLRRTGPRQPQEPYDAADDRDLLARAVDSGRRALLGGDDPRTAVIACYAAMEETLAVSGVVRRASDSPQDLLERAAAGGLLPEAGAAAELTALFREARYSRHPMDTGHRDRAAAALTEIAASLAAAGPVPEAAP; from the coding sequence GTGACGATCGCGCTCGCCGTCGTCGTGGTCGCGGGGATCGCGCTCGCCGCGCTCCTGATGCGCCCCGGCGCACACCTGGTCGCCCGGGGGCGGGGCCCGCTCGGCGGCAACTCCGGCGTGGTCGTCGCCCTCGCCGCGCTGGCGGTGGTGGCCGGCCTCCTGACGCACGGCCGGTTCCAGCGCTCCCTGCCGCACACGCGCGAGCTGACGCCCGTCGAGCAGCGCCTGGCCGACGCCACCGGCTACACGGTGATGCTCGCTCCCTTCGCCGTCCCCCTGCTGGTCCTGCTGCTGCACCGCTTCAGCGCCGGGGCGGGCGGCGACGGCAACGCCACCGAGCCGCACCCGGTGATCACGCGGAGCCCGCGGCTGCTGCCGTCCTCGGCCGCCAGGCCCCCGGCGGACCACGGCGGCGGCCACGACCTCCCGGTCCTGCCGGTCCTGATCGGCATCGGCGCCGCGCTGCTCGCGGCAGCCGTCGGCTACGCCGCCCTCCTGCTGTGGCGGCACCTGCGCCGGACCGGACCGCGGCAGCCGCAGGAGCCGTACGACGCGGCGGACGACCGCGACCTGCTGGCCCGCGCCGTCGACTCCGGACGGCGCGCACTGCTCGGCGGCGACGATCCGCGCACCGCGGTCATCGCCTGCTACGCCGCCATGGAGGAGACCCTCGCCGTCTCCGGCGTCGTCAGACGCGCCTCCGACAGCCCCCAGGACCTGCTGGAGCGGGCCGCGGCCGGCGGACTGCTGCCCGAGGCCGGCGCCGCCGCGGAGCTGACCGCGCTGTTCCGCGAGGCCCGCTACTCCCGGCACCCGATGGACACGGGCCACCGCGACCGGGCCGCCGCCGCGCTCACCGAGATCGCCGCATCCCTCGCCGCGGCCGGACCCGTACCGGAGGCCGCCCCATGA
- a CDS encoding baeRF3 domain-containing protein → MPTTHQPLTPAVLADLRRPRKYPAVSVLLPTHRREPENAQDAVRLRNLLEEAKEAVHSDPEVNRDDRIDVIKQLDLAMGEVDLVHAEDGLAIFAAPGEHQVWSLGRSVPARVLLAQTFLTRNLVAAHAAEQPYWVLAVDSECATLWSGSRTHAPEQADDGLFPLRRPALDFDPERQERIGDTPSTFNDEETRRFLREVAEATGTVLAADPRPLYVVGESAALAALDEADGVVATAVSRVTQGGLAQGPGQALARVVREADRERDERTVAEVLADLDRARGRRAFAGGVDEVWACVSEGRAALVAIEDGYRTTVREDGEHLVPAAPGERGARDDILDEIAEQGLDTGARVHFVPDGVLADAGRIAAVLRF, encoded by the coding sequence ATGCCGACCACCCACCAGCCGCTGACCCCCGCCGTCCTCGCCGACCTGCGCCGCCCGCGCAAGTACCCGGCCGTGTCGGTCCTGCTGCCCACCCACCGGCGCGAGCCCGAGAACGCGCAGGACGCCGTACGCCTGCGCAACCTGCTGGAGGAGGCGAAGGAGGCCGTCCACTCCGACCCGGAGGTCAACCGGGACGACCGGATCGACGTGATCAAGCAGTTGGACCTCGCAATGGGCGAGGTCGACCTGGTGCACGCCGAGGACGGCCTCGCGATCTTCGCCGCGCCCGGCGAGCACCAGGTGTGGTCGCTCGGCCGCTCGGTGCCGGCGCGGGTGCTGCTCGCGCAGACCTTCCTGACCCGCAACCTGGTCGCCGCGCACGCCGCCGAGCAGCCGTACTGGGTGCTCGCGGTGGACTCCGAGTGCGCCACCCTGTGGAGCGGCAGCCGCACGCACGCGCCGGAGCAGGCGGACGACGGGCTCTTCCCGCTGCGCCGGCCCGCGCTGGACTTCGATCCTGAGCGGCAGGAGCGGATCGGGGACACCCCGAGCACGTTCAACGACGAGGAGACCCGGCGCTTCCTGCGGGAGGTGGCCGAGGCGACCGGCACGGTGCTGGCCGCGGACCCGCGCCCGCTGTACGTCGTCGGCGAGTCGGCCGCGCTCGCCGCGCTCGACGAGGCCGACGGCGTCGTGGCGACCGCGGTCTCGCGGGTCACGCAGGGCGGCCTCGCGCAGGGTCCGGGGCAGGCGCTGGCGCGGGTGGTGCGGGAGGCCGACCGGGAGCGGGACGAGCGGACCGTGGCCGAGGTGCTGGCGGACCTGGACCGGGCGCGCGGCCGCAGAGCCTTCGCCGGCGGCGTGGACGAGGTGTGGGCTTGCGTGTCCGAGGGCCGGGCGGCGCTGGTGGCCATCGAGGACGGCTACCGCACGACGGTGCGCGAGGACGGCGAGCACCTGGTCCCGGCCGCGCCGGGCGAGCGCGGGGCGCGCGACGACATCCTCGACGAGATCGCCGAGCAGGGGCTCGACACCGGCGCGCGCGTGCACTTCGTGCCGGACGGCGTCCTCGCGGACGCGGGGCGCATCGCGGCGGTGCTGCGGTTCTGA